From one Pan troglodytes isolate AG18354 chromosome 13, NHGRI_mPanTro3-v2.0_pri, whole genome shotgun sequence genomic stretch:
- the CRYGB gene encoding gamma-crystallin B isoform X1, with product MGKITFYEDRAFQGRSYECTTDCPNLQPYFSRCNSIRVESGCWMIYERPNYQGHQYFLRRGEYPDYQQWMGLSDSIRSCCLIPPHAGAYRMKIYDRDELRGQMSELTDDCLSVQDRFHLTEIHSLNVLEGSWILYEMPNYRGRQYLLRPGEYRRFLDWGAPNAKVGSLRRVMDLY from the exons ATGGGAAAG ATCACCTTCTACGAGGACAGGGCCTTCCAGGGCCGCAGCTACGAATGCACCACTGACTGCCCCAACCTACAACCCTATTTCAGCCGCTGCAACTCCATCCGGGTGGAGAGCGGCTGCTGGATGATCTATGAGCGCCCCAACTACCAGGGCCACCAGTACTTCCTGCGGCGTGGGGAGTACCCCGACTACCAGCAATGGATGGGCCTCAGTGACTCCATCCGCTCCTGCTGCCTCATCCCCCCG CACGCTGGCGCTTACAGAATGAAGATCTACGACAGAGATGAATTGAGGGGACAAATGTCAGAGCTCACAGATGACTGTCTCTCTGTTCAGGACCGCTTCCACCTCACTGAAATTCACTCCCTCAATGTGCTGGAGGGCAGCTGGATCCTCTATGAGATGCCCAACTACAGGGGGAGGCAGTATCTGCTGAGGCCGGGGGAGTACAGGAGGTTTCTTGATTGGGGGGCTCCAAATGCCAAAGTTGGCTCTCTTAGACGAGTCATGGATTTGTACTGA
- the CRYGB gene encoding gamma-crystallin B (The RefSeq protein has 2 substitutions compared to this genomic sequence) → MGKITFYEDRAFQGRSYECTTDCPNLKPYFSRCNSIRVESGCWMIYERPNYQGHQYFLRRGEYPDYQQWMGLSDSVRSCCLIPPHAGAYRMKIYDRDELRGQMSELTDDCLSVQDRFHLTEIHSLNVLEGSWILYEMPNYRGRQYLLRPGEYRRFLDWGAPNAKVGSLRRVMDLY, encoded by the exons ATGGGAAAG ATCACCTTCTACGAGGACAGGGCCTTCCAGGGCCGCAGCTACGAATGCACCACTGACTGCCCCAACCTACAACCCTATTTCAGCCGCTGCAACTCCATCCGGGTGGAGAGCGGCTGCTGGATGATCTATGAGCGCCCCAACTACCAGGGCCACCAGTACTTCCTGCGGCGTGGGGAGTACCCCGACTACCAGCAATGGATGGGCCTCAGTGACTCCATCCGCTCCTGCTGCCTCATCCCCCCG CACGCTGGCGCTTACAGAATGAAGATCTACGACAGAGATGAATTGAGGGGACAAATGTCAGAGCTCACAGATGACTGTCTCTCTGTTCAGGACCGCTTCCACCTCACTGAAATTCACTCCCTCAATGTGCTGGAGGGCAGCTGGATCCTCTATGAGATGCCCAACTACAGGGGGAGGCAGTATCTGCTGAGGCCGGGGGAGTACAGGAGGTTTCTTGATTGGGGGGCTCCAAATGCCAAAGTTGGCTCTCTTAGACGAGTCATGGATTTGTACTGA